A genomic region of Metopolophium dirhodum isolate CAU chromosome 1, ASM1992520v1, whole genome shotgun sequence contains the following coding sequences:
- the LOC132935375 gene encoding adenylosuccinate synthetase — protein sequence MAVNGTDVNKVTVVLGAQWGDEGKGKVVDMLATDADLVCRCQGGNNAGHTVVVDNKEFDFHLLPSGIINPNCKSVIGNGVVIHLPGLFEECSKNEKKGLLDWKKRLLISDRAHLVFDFHQQVDGLQEMEKGKKSLGTTKKGIGPTYASKATRNGLRLADLLGDFNTFKEKFYNLVDIHKRMFPLLEVDPEEELKKYEYYANELRPLVVETVGYLHSALKEGKRILVEGANAAMLDIDFGTYPYVTSSNCSIGGVCTGLGLPPSRIGDVIGVVKAYTTRVGDGPFPTELFDDVGEKLQTIGNEIGVTTKRKRRCGWLDIPLLKYTSMVNGYTKICLTKLDILDTFDEVKIGIEYQLNGKALNYYPSSLFELSSVEVKYLTLPGWKTNISGIRHFDNLPENAKKFVFTVTELLEVPVKWVGVGQGRESMINVDI from the exons ATGGCTGTCAACGGTACCGACGTCAACAAGGTGACCGTCGTCCTAGGCGCCCAATGGGGCGATGAGGGCAAGGGCAAGGTGGTCGATATGTTGGCCACCGACGCGGACCTCGTGTGCAGGTGTCAG ggaGGAAACAATGCAGGCCATACTGTTGTTGTGGATAATAAGGAATTTGATTTTCACTTGTTGCCTAGTGGAATTATAAATCCTAACTGCAAATCTGTAATTG GTAATGGAGTTGTTATCCATCTACCTGGGTTATTTGAAGAGTGCagtaaaaatgaaaagaaaGGGCTATTGGACTGGAAGAAACGATTGTTAATTTCTGATCGTGCTCATCTTGTGTTTGATTTCCATCAG caaGTGGATGGTCTCCAAGAAATGGAAAAGGGTAAAAAGTCTTTGggaacaacaaaaaaaggtaTTGGGCCAACTTATGCTTCTAAGGCTACTAGAAATGGTCTAAGATTAGCGGATTTACTTGGAGATTTCAACACGTTTAAAGAAAA gttttacaACTTGGTTGATATACATAAACGTATGTTTCCATTACTAGAAGTTGATCCAGAAGAAGAATTAaagaaatatgaatattatgctAATGAATTAAGACCATTAGTAGTGGAAACTGTTGGATATTTGCATTCCGCATTAAAAGAAGGAAAACGAATTTTGGTGGAAGGTGCTAATGCAGCAATGTTAGATATTGATTTTg gtacataccCATATGTAACATCGTCAAATTGTAGTATTGGTGGTGTTTGTACTGGTCTTGGTTTACCTCCATCAAGGATCGGTGATGTTATTGGAGTTGTCAAAGCATATACTACAAGAGTTGGTGATGGGCCATTTCCAACAGAGTTATTTGAT GATGTTGGTGAAAAGTTACAAACCATTGGAAATGAAATTGGTGTTACAACTAAACGGAAGCGTCGTTGTGGGTGGTTGGATATCCCGCTTCTAAAATATACTTCAATGGTCAATGGATATACTAA aatCTGTTTGACCAAACTTGACATACTAGATACTTTTGATGAAGTAAAAATTGGAATTGAATATCAGTTAAATGGAAAAGCGCTCAACTATTATCCATCCAGTTTATTTGAACTCTCATCCGTTGaa gttaaatatttaactttgccTGGTTGGAAAACTAATATTAGTGGCATAAGACATTTTGATAACCTACCGGAGAATGCaaagaaatttgtttttactgtcACAGAACTCCTCGAAGTAccag ttaaatgGGTTGGAGTTGGCCAAGGAAGAGAATCAATGattaatgttgatatttga